One genomic region from Nostoc sphaeroides encodes:
- a CDS encoding cation diffusion facilitator family transporter gives MVSLQWCGCTDNQVKVVNNYQKGKNLWITVGLLAVFFVAEWSVGLWSQSLSLQADAGHILSDITALCISLLASFLAKQPANKKATFGHQRIEVLAALVNGLGLVAIATFIILEAIQRWQHPAAILGIPMLAIAVLGLIVNLLNITLLHPHTHDDLNLRGALLHVIADTVSSVGVIIAALVVHLWDWWWADVAISIFVAIFTGLSALPLVQESLKIFLEYAPESIDPFEVEISLKSFPGVVEVEKLHIWTISLDKVMLCAKLTVECATIQERDRLLTKLETHIRKTFNIAEITLQLTSSIKPSALPIHPLFNQDLVFMLSARKNNSTLEHS, from the coding sequence ATGGTTTCACTTCAATGGTGTGGATGTACAGATAATCAGGTAAAAGTAGTTAATAATTATCAGAAAGGAAAAAATTTGTGGATAACAGTAGGTTTACTTGCTGTTTTTTTTGTTGCTGAGTGGAGCGTGGGTTTATGGAGTCAAAGTTTATCTCTACAGGCGGATGCGGGACACATATTATCAGATATTACAGCCTTATGTATATCGCTACTTGCTAGTTTTTTGGCAAAGCAACCAGCTAATAAAAAAGCAACATTTGGACATCAACGAATTGAAGTTTTAGCAGCCTTAGTGAATGGATTAGGTTTAGTTGCGATCGCTACTTTTATCATATTGGAAGCTATTCAACGCTGGCAACATCCAGCAGCAATTTTAGGCATACCAATGTTAGCAATTGCAGTATTAGGTTTAATCGTCAATCTGCTCAATATTACTTTGCTTCATCCTCACACTCACGACGACTTAAACCTGCGGGGAGCTTTGCTTCACGTCATCGCCGATACTGTTAGTTCTGTTGGCGTAATTATAGCTGCTTTAGTAGTTCATCTTTGGGATTGGTGGTGGGCAGATGTTGCTATAAGTATATTCGTTGCAATCTTTACGGGTTTGAGTGCTTTACCTTTAGTGCAAGAAAGTTTAAAGATTTTTTTGGAGTATGCACCGGAATCAATAGACCCTTTTGAGGTGGAAATATCTCTCAAATCTTTTCCTGGTGTTGTTGAAGTAGAAAAACTTCACATCTGGACAATTAGCTTAGATAAGGTAATGCTTTGCGCCAAATTGACAGTTGAATGTGCAACTATCCAGGAACGCGATCGCTTACTTACTAAGTTAGAAACTCACATCCGAAAAACTTTTAATATTGCTGAGATAACTTTGCAGCTAACTAGCTCTATAAAACCTTCAGCGTTGCCAATTCATCCTTTATTTAACCAAGATTTAGTTTTCATGTTGTCTGCAAGGAAAAACAATTCAACCCTAGAACATAGCTAA
- a CDS encoding alkaline phosphatase, with protein sequence MISFLQKYKRFLALTMAGLLCTVLLVFGNSVFQPTLAAGNGINVIIMIGDGMGWEMARAAAVAKGAPFYTSGKGSGLSFQKLTGYGLVTTYGTTIQGNTPANPTDQPHLTGNSALDNSNPLTGASPVRPNFSFQPTPFNPGNRFDGNSLEDGNLAGYDISKGGPVPWVPLTPANSGTYDKDYIKYSYPDSANTATTLYTGVKSFNNAMGVDIYEKKLKTILEIAKEKGKSTGLVTSVPISHATPGAAASFVNRRSKYDSVYDPSKTNQDSILQQTLLNFKPNILLGGGHPKDFENRESTSTAEGVFKYTYITEDTYQHLKNNPTSNRYGYTFLERGPNAAKTLLKTAAKIDPNKGGRLFGLYGARGQNGNIPVSSSKGDYSLTGLDNFSLYTSVVKPGTAATCPSGQIITGTAGDCVPVIDAAGNPIAPNAPAPDTVRPLAPGETDASFIAKEINENPTLADLTKAALTVLGKDKDGFWLMVEGGDIDWAAHDNNMDNLIGTMNDFDKAVQQVISWVDHHGGWSKNLLLVTADHDHYLTLNNDFASKLTPNPNPNQAKGLKYNAKDITFVKHNPTDAGHFWGSDPNYKYLWGSHSRRVVPVYYQGAYASTLTRSLGQGFQIKDSSGTYSVPGVRGVVDQSHIFQAMKTAITNKPVN encoded by the coding sequence ATGATTTCATTTTTGCAAAAGTACAAGCGATTTCTAGCCTTGACTATGGCTGGCTTGCTTTGTACCGTTCTGCTGGTATTTGGTAATTCTGTTTTTCAGCCTACCCTAGCTGCTGGTAATGGAATTAACGTAATTATCATGATTGGCGATGGTATGGGTTGGGAAATGGCACGAGCCGCAGCCGTTGCCAAAGGTGCGCCTTTTTACACAAGTGGTAAAGGTTCAGGTCTTAGCTTCCAAAAGCTCACTGGATATGGATTGGTGACTACTTACGGCACAACAATTCAGGGAAATACACCAGCCAATCCAACAGACCAGCCCCATCTAACAGGTAACTCTGCTCTAGATAACTCTAATCCACTCACGGGTGCAAGTCCTGTTCGTCCTAACTTCTCATTCCAGCCTACTCCTTTTAACCCTGGCAATAGATTTGATGGCAATAGCCTAGAGGATGGTAATCTGGCGGGTTATGACATCAGTAAGGGCGGCCCTGTTCCTTGGGTTCCTTTGACCCCTGCTAATTCTGGTACTTATGACAAAGATTACATCAAGTACAGTTATCCCGACTCTGCTAATACAGCTACAACTCTGTATACAGGGGTAAAAAGCTTTAACAATGCGATGGGGGTAGACATTTACGAGAAGAAGTTGAAAACCATCCTAGAAATTGCCAAAGAAAAAGGTAAGTCTACAGGCTTGGTAACTTCCGTACCTATTAGCCATGCAACCCCTGGTGCTGCGGCTTCTTTCGTAAATCGTCGTAGCAAGTATGACAGTGTTTACGACCCCAGCAAGACCAACCAAGACAGCATTTTGCAACAAACATTGCTGAACTTTAAGCCCAATATTTTGTTGGGTGGCGGTCATCCTAAAGATTTTGAAAATAGAGAAAGCACAAGTACAGCAGAGGGCGTCTTTAAGTATACGTACATTACCGAAGACACTTACCAGCATCTGAAGAATAATCCTACGTCCAATCGTTACGGCTATACCTTTTTGGAACGCGGCCCTAATGCAGCTAAGACACTGCTAAAAACGGCTGCTAAAATTGACCCCAACAAGGGAGGCAGATTATTTGGTCTGTATGGTGCGCGTGGACAAAATGGCAACATTCCCGTTAGTTCTTCTAAGGGAGACTATAGTTTGACAGGTCTGGACAACTTCTCACTCTATACCTCTGTTGTCAAGCCTGGAACTGCGGCTACCTGTCCATCAGGTCAGATAATCACTGGTACTGCTGGGGATTGTGTTCCTGTCATTGATGCAGCTGGTAATCCCATCGCTCCTAATGCTCCTGCACCCGATACTGTTCGTCCTCTGGCTCCCGGTGAAACTGATGCCAGCTTTATCGCTAAAGAGATTAACGAAAATCCAACTTTAGCTGATTTAACCAAAGCAGCTTTAACCGTTTTAGGTAAAGACAAAGATGGCTTCTGGTTGATGGTTGAGGGAGGCGATATCGACTGGGCTGCTCATGACAACAACATGGATAACCTGATTGGTACCATGAATGATTTTGATAAGGCAGTCCAGCAGGTCATTAGTTGGGTAGATCATCATGGTGGTTGGAGCAAGAACCTGCTGTTGGTTACTGCTGACCATGACCATTACCTAACTCTAAATAATGACTTTGCCTCTAAATTGACTCCCAATCCTAACCCAAATCAGGCTAAAGGCTTGAAGTATAACGCCAAGGACATCACCTTCGTTAAGCACAATCCTACTGATGCTGGTCACTTCTGGGGGTCTGATCCAAATTACAAATATCTCTGGGGTAGCCATAGCCGCCGCGTTGTACCTGTTTACTACCAGGGTGCTTACGCATCAACTTTGACGCGATCGCTAGGACAAGGCTTCCAGATTAAAGATAGCTCTGGTACTTACAGTGTGCCTGGTGTTCGGGGCGTGGTTGACCAAAGTCATATCTTCCAAGCCATGAAAACTGCGATCACAAACAAGCCTGTGAATTGA
- a CDS encoding PEP-CTERM sorting domain-containing protein gives MTDSIFKKLAAATVGTALIFSLGETIPAQAAALTYNFSNDDKTLTGTFSFDQAAADDQEVTIAEGLKISASYGGQSYTEADDPLASVFTDFSGTIFNQAGLGLYFTPSAFNVYRENFINLNDLTSTGIQKVTYTSVPEPSLMLGLSVFGLSLFLSKKIAFSKPSSTKA, from the coding sequence ATGACTGACTCCATCTTCAAGAAGTTAGCAGCTGCAACGGTAGGAACTGCTTTGATTTTTTCGTTAGGGGAGACTATCCCGGCTCAAGCAGCAGCCCTAACTTATAATTTTTCCAACGACGATAAAACTCTCACAGGTACTTTTTCATTTGATCAAGCAGCAGCAGACGATCAAGAAGTAACGATCGCAGAAGGTTTAAAGATTTCTGCTAGCTATGGTGGCCAGTCATACACTGAAGCGGATGATCCTTTAGCTTCAGTTTTCACCGACTTTTCGGGAACAATTTTTAACCAAGCGGGGTTAGGGTTATATTTTACACCTAGCGCTTTTAATGTCTACCGCGAAAATTTTATCAATCTGAACGATTTAACTAGTACGGGTATTCAGAAAGTTACTTATACCAGTGTTCCAGAGCCAAGTTTAATGCTTGGATTGTCTGTATTCGGGTTAAGTTTGTTCTTGAGTAAAAAAATAGCATTTTCTAAACCATCAAGCACAAAAGCTTAA
- a CDS encoding argininosuccinate synthase: MGRAKKVVLAYSGGVDTSVCIPYLKQEWGVEEVITLAADLGQGDELEPVREKALKSGASESLVADVKDSFVKDYAFGAIQANALYENRYPLGTALARPLIAKVLVETAEKYGADAIAHGCTGKGNDQVRFDVSVTALNPNLKILAPAREWGMSREETIAYGEKFGIPSPVKKSSPYSIDKNLLGRSIEAGLLEDPSFEPPEEIYEMTKAIANTPNEPEYIEIGFHGGIPTTLNGIAKKPVELIEELNQAVGNHGIGRIDMIENRLVGIKSREIYESPAMLVLIQAHRDLESLTLTADVTHYKRGIEETYSQIVYNGLWYSPLKVALDAFIQKTQERVSGTVRVKLFKGNSTIVGRSSDNSLYTPDLATYGAEDQFDHKAAEGFIYIWGLPTRIWSQQIKS; encoded by the coding sequence ATGGGTCGCGCCAAAAAGGTTGTCCTGGCATATTCTGGTGGAGTGGATACCTCCGTTTGCATCCCTTACCTCAAACAGGAGTGGGGTGTGGAAGAGGTGATTACCCTAGCAGCAGATTTAGGTCAGGGAGATGAATTAGAGCCAGTTCGAGAAAAAGCTCTCAAATCCGGTGCAAGTGAATCCCTCGTAGCGGATGTCAAAGACAGCTTCGTTAAAGATTACGCCTTTGGGGCGATTCAAGCCAACGCCCTTTATGAAAATCGTTATCCTCTCGGAACTGCTCTTGCTCGTCCACTGATTGCCAAGGTATTAGTAGAAACAGCCGAAAAATATGGTGCTGATGCGATCGCTCACGGTTGCACCGGCAAAGGTAACGATCAGGTTCGCTTTGATGTCTCAGTTACCGCCTTAAACCCCAACCTAAAGATCCTCGCACCAGCCAGAGAATGGGGAATGAGCCGTGAGGAAACCATCGCTTATGGTGAAAAGTTTGGTATCCCCTCACCAGTCAAAAAATCCTCTCCCTACAGCATTGACAAAAATTTGCTCGGTCGTAGTATTGAAGCTGGTTTACTCGAAGATCCGTCATTTGAGCCACCAGAAGAAATTTATGAAATGACCAAAGCGATCGCTAATACTCCCAACGAGCCAGAGTACATCGAAATTGGCTTCCACGGTGGTATTCCGACAACCCTCAACGGTATAGCTAAAAAGCCAGTTGAACTAATTGAAGAACTCAATCAGGCGGTAGGAAATCACGGTATCGGACGGATCGATATGATCGAAAATCGTCTGGTGGGCATCAAATCGCGGGAAATCTACGAATCACCCGCGATGTTAGTGTTAATTCAGGCACATAGGGATTTAGAAAGCTTGACTTTGACGGCAGATGTCACCCATTACAAGCGTGGGATTGAAGAAACTTACAGCCAAATCGTTTACAACGGTTTGTGGTACAGTCCACTGAAAGTTGCCCTCGATGCCTTTATTCAAAAGACACAAGAGCGAGTCTCTGGAACCGTGCGAGTGAAGTTGTTCAAGGGCAACTCTACTATAGTTGGACGTTCGAGCGATAATTCCCTCTATACTCCCGATTTGGCAACCTACGGAGCCGAAGACCAATTCGATCACAAAGCTGCTGAAGGCTTTATCTACATTTGGGGGCTACCAACTCGTATTTGGTCGCAGCAAATTAAAAGTTAG
- a CDS encoding DedA family protein: MSLELISLENIQEVAHTYGYWAVFLGILLENLGIPLPGETVTLVGGFLAGSDELNFWLVLGDAIMGAVIGGTCGYWIGRASGWPFLVKVASIFRISEVRLLTIKDQFSQNSAKAVFFGRFLALLRVFAAPLAGIAEMPFGKFFLYNFLGAVAWASLMVTLAFFAGKIISLEQLVAWVGQFAIAALLILAALIIVPLWLESRQVKEASSEE; encoded by the coding sequence ATGTCTTTAGAGCTGATTTCACTAGAAAATATCCAGGAAGTCGCCCACACTTACGGGTATTGGGCAGTTTTTTTGGGAATTTTGCTAGAAAATTTAGGCATTCCCCTTCCTGGCGAAACCGTGACCTTAGTAGGCGGGTTTCTAGCTGGCAGCGATGAACTAAATTTCTGGCTGGTTCTCGGTGATGCAATTATGGGTGCTGTAATTGGTGGCACTTGTGGCTACTGGATTGGTAGAGCTAGCGGTTGGCCTTTTTTAGTAAAAGTTGCTAGCATATTTCGGATTTCCGAAGTGCGGCTGCTGACTATTAAAGATCAATTTAGTCAAAATAGTGCTAAAGCAGTATTTTTTGGACGTTTTCTGGCATTGTTGCGAGTTTTTGCTGCACCACTAGCTGGTATAGCCGAAATGCCCTTTGGAAAATTCTTTTTATACAACTTTTTAGGAGCGGTTGCTTGGGCTAGTTTGATGGTGACATTGGCTTTTTTTGCTGGCAAAATTATTTCTTTAGAGCAATTGGTTGCTTGGGTGGGTCAATTTGCGATCGCAGCGTTACTGATCTTGGCTGCCTTAATTATTGTGCCCCTGTGGCTAGAGTCTCGGCAAGTTAAAGAAGCGAGTAGTGAAGAGTAA
- a CDS encoding STAS domain-containing protein produces the protein MILTQELQVILFKPQASIDLEGGKTLSEQMARVVPQAHQLWVIDLAEVNFMDSSGLVPLVKGLKAARQSGCRLVLCNVQAPVRLILELTQLDSVFEIFPTYEDIFTTVKDNSLVLAA, from the coding sequence ATGATTCTCACACAAGAACTTCAAGTGATTTTATTTAAACCCCAAGCAAGCATAGATTTGGAAGGCGGTAAGACTTTGAGTGAACAGATGGCTAGAGTAGTGCCCCAAGCTCATCAACTCTGGGTTATCGACCTAGCAGAAGTTAATTTCATGGACAGTTCTGGGTTAGTCCCTTTAGTAAAAGGGTTGAAAGCTGCACGTCAGAGTGGTTGTCGCTTGGTTCTATGCAACGTGCAAGCTCCTGTACGGTTAATTTTGGAACTCACCCAACTAGATTCAGTGTTTGAAATTTTTCCCACTTACGAAGACATTTTTACCACCGTTAAAGATAACAGCCTGGTGCTAGCAGCCTAG
- a CDS encoding Npun_F5560 family protein, translating into MSQSDTPNIQILSTEVSQLRQELQLRDSLVQQLSQELFRLVKGNTNFMPQQPDLERDLTQLQALQEQLQAVEQQVAFYQEQITTRDSEIYQLRQSVQELTDRSRMLEQVVQELPQIYRRKFEERMTPVREKVAMLQRENRQLQAELQSVSYRLALKTRNASHSGIDLPNFPRPASDEETNISTPQNA; encoded by the coding sequence GTGAGCCAATCTGATACACCCAATATTCAAATTCTCTCTACGGAAGTATCGCAGCTACGCCAAGAGTTGCAACTTCGTGATTCCTTAGTGCAACAACTATCTCAAGAACTTTTCCGGCTGGTAAAGGGTAATACTAATTTTATGCCCCAGCAGCCGGATCTTGAGCGCGATCTGACCCAGTTACAGGCTTTGCAAGAACAACTCCAAGCTGTAGAGCAGCAGGTGGCGTTCTACCAAGAGCAAATTACAACTCGTGACTCCGAAATTTACCAATTGCGACAGTCAGTTCAAGAACTCACCGATCGCAGTCGGATGTTGGAGCAAGTAGTACAAGAGTTGCCTCAAATTTATCGGCGGAAGTTTGAAGAACGGATGACGCCAGTCAGAGAAAAGGTAGCAATGCTACAACGGGAAAACCGCCAACTACAAGCAGAACTGCAAAGTGTGAGTTACCGTTTAGCACTTAAAACTCGCAATGCTAGTCACAGTGGCATTGATTTACCAAATTTCCCCCGCCCAGCATCCGACGAAGAAACTAACATTTCCACTCCCCAGAACGCCTAA
- the rpsF gene encoding 30S ribosomal protein S6 produces MTTSYETMYILRPDLGDEQVEQAITKYQNLLRDQGAQDMQIQNRGKRRLAYEIKKHRDGIYIQLNYTAPATAIAPFERAMRLSEEVIRYLTVKQEAEEEKPPKEEKEKPTKVAAPAPAPAPATV; encoded by the coding sequence ATGACTACAAGTTACGAAACAATGTACATTCTGCGTCCTGACCTGGGAGACGAACAGGTAGAGCAAGCAATTACTAAATATCAGAATTTGCTTCGCGACCAAGGCGCCCAGGATATGCAAATTCAAAATCGTGGTAAGCGTCGTCTGGCTTATGAAATCAAAAAACACCGCGATGGCATCTACATCCAGTTAAACTACACTGCACCTGCAACTGCGATCGCCCCCTTTGAACGCGCCATGCGCTTGAGTGAAGAAGTGATTCGCTATTTGACAGTTAAGCAGGAAGCCGAAGAAGAAAAACCTCCTAAAGAGGAAAAAGAAAAACCCACTAAAGTAGCTGCACCTGCACCTGCACCTGCACCTGCAACAGTCTAA
- a CDS encoding zinc ribbon domain-containing protein, whose translation MRKAASRLRCKIKNLVKELHHKTARFLVDNFDVILLPTFETSQMVSKSRRKLRNKSVRQMLTLSHYEFKTFLKWKAWEQSKTVIDCNEAYTSKTVSWTGEIVKNLGGARKILSLSTGLKMNRDLNGARGIFLRALVDTPWLKSQLAL comes from the coding sequence TTGAGAAAAGCTGCAAGTAGACTTCGTTGCAAGATTAAAAACTTAGTTAAAGAGTTACATCACAAAACAGCTAGATTTTTGGTTGATAACTTTGATGTAATTTTGCTACCAACTTTTGAAACATCTCAGATGGTATCAAAATCACGTCGTAAACTACGAAACAAATCTGTTCGGCAGATGCTAACGCTTTCTCATTATGAGTTCAAGACTTTTCTTAAGTGGAAAGCTTGGGAACAGTCGAAAACCGTCATTGATTGCAACGAAGCTTATACCTCAAAAACAGTGTCATGGACAGGCGAGATCGTCAAGAATCTAGGTGGAGCGAGAAAAATTTTGTCTCTCTCTACTGGGCTAAAGATGAATCGGGATCTAAATGGTGCCCGTGGAATTTTCCTTCGGGCATTGGTTGATACGCCTTGGTTAAAGAGCCAATTAGCTCTTTAA
- a CDS encoding IS607 family transposase, giving the protein MAYIPLRKAVEFLGLHPNTLRKYADEGKIKSIKNEAGQRLFDVESYQRDAIESTLVCYCRVSSPKLRDDLQRQVEFMQERYPNAEIVKDIGSGLNFKRKGLQALLVRFMRGDKLTIVIACRDRLCRFGFELFQFMAEQNGGSIVVLSNPIHCPESELTADLLAILHVFSCRMHGLRSYTKKIKEDATIPKP; this is encoded by the coding sequence ATGGCATATATACCACTCAGAAAAGCAGTCGAATTTCTGGGTTTGCACCCAAACACCTTAAGGAAGTACGCAGATGAAGGAAAGATCAAAAGCATCAAAAACGAAGCAGGGCAAAGACTCTTTGATGTCGAGTCCTACCAACGCGATGCAATTGAGTCTACCCTTGTTTGCTACTGTCGAGTTAGTTCACCAAAGCTTCGAGATGACTTGCAGCGACAAGTTGAATTCATGCAAGAGCGATACCCAAACGCCGAAATCGTCAAAGACATTGGAAGTGGACTCAACTTCAAAAGGAAAGGATTGCAAGCCTTACTGGTCAGATTTATGCGAGGTGATAAGCTCACAATTGTTATTGCCTGTAGAGACAGATTGTGTAGATTTGGATTTGAGCTATTTCAATTCATGGCAGAGCAAAACGGTGGATCAATCGTGGTTCTCTCAAATCCTATTCACTGCCCAGAGTCCGAACTCACGGCCGATCTTCTTGCCATCCTTCACGTCTTCAGTTGCAGAATGCACGGACTCAGAAGTTACACCAAGAAAATCAAAGAAGATGCGACTATTCCTAAACCCTGA
- a CDS encoding fumarylacetoacetate hydrolase family protein, whose product MAQRYVRIQNQEGQIYYGLLQLSLNVQVLDAPPWLQGQPTDLTLTPENYQILAPCAPSKIVAVGKNYADHAAEMGTPVPSEPLIFLKPPTSIIPSDKEIKYPPQSQRVDYEGELALVIGDYAFECTPEVAQTKIWGYTIANDVTARDLQKRDGQWTRAKGFDTFCPLGPWIVRELNPGARLQTFVNDDTNPVQSACIDQMVFSPDVLVSYISQVMTLLPGDLVLTGTPEGVNPLHPGDRVRVEIEGIGRLENTVAPR is encoded by the coding sequence ATGGCGCAACGCTATGTGCGAATTCAAAATCAAGAAGGACAGATTTACTATGGGTTACTACAACTATCCCTGAATGTGCAGGTGCTAGATGCTCCGCCCTGGTTACAAGGACAACCCACTGATTTAACTTTGACACCAGAAAATTACCAAATTCTGGCTCCCTGCGCTCCCTCAAAAATTGTGGCGGTGGGTAAGAATTATGCAGATCATGCTGCCGAAATGGGAACTCCAGTCCCTTCTGAGCCACTAATCTTTCTCAAGCCACCCACATCGATCATTCCATCTGATAAGGAAATTAAGTATCCTCCCCAGTCACAAAGAGTTGATTACGAAGGAGAGTTAGCGTTAGTGATTGGCGATTACGCCTTTGAATGTACACCAGAGGTAGCCCAAACCAAAATTTGGGGCTACACCATTGCCAATGACGTAACAGCGCGGGATTTACAAAAACGCGATGGTCAATGGACGCGAGCCAAAGGTTTTGATACTTTCTGTCCCTTGGGGCCTTGGATCGTGCGGGAGTTAAATCCAGGAGCGAGATTGCAAACTTTTGTGAATGACGATACCAATCCAGTCCAATCTGCCTGTATCGATCAAATGGTGTTTTCCCCCGATGTTCTAGTTTCTTATATCAGTCAGGTGATGACGCTACTACCGGGTGATTTGGTGCTTACAGGTACGCCGGAGGGTGTAAATCCATTGCATCCAGGCGATCGCGTCCGCGTCGAAATTGAAGGTATTGGTCGCCTGGAAAACACCGTAGCGCCCCGTTAA
- a CDS encoding Tic20 family protein yields MSWRGSTTVSDRIFASLPYLLPLIDGLVFGSSLLKQFPALQVLLLPLQPVLILYGSLGQFGQIIVFFALLLLVVRNEKISHFIRFNTMQAILLDIVIFLCSILVRVLEQVPGTGFAIETVANTIFLGVVVAVGYSAVQSLLGRYAEIPAISDAVYMQVR; encoded by the coding sequence ATGTCTTGGCGCGGATCTACAACAGTTTCAGATCGGATTTTTGCTTCCTTGCCTTATTTGCTGCCCCTAATTGATGGTTTAGTCTTTGGCAGCTCTTTGTTGAAGCAGTTTCCAGCACTACAAGTTCTGCTTTTACCACTGCAACCAGTGCTAATACTTTATGGTAGTTTAGGACAATTTGGACAAATAATTGTGTTCTTTGCCTTGTTACTATTAGTGGTAAGAAACGAAAAAATCAGTCACTTCATTCGTTTCAACACAATGCAAGCGATTCTTTTGGACATAGTTATATTTTTGTGTTCCATACTGGTGCGAGTTTTAGAACAGGTTCCTGGTACTGGCTTTGCAATAGAAACAGTAGCTAACACCATCTTTCTAGGCGTTGTAGTAGCAGTTGGATATTCCGCCGTTCAGTCTCTACTGGGACGTTATGCGGAAATTCCGGCGATTTCCGATGCAGTGTATATGCAGGTGCGTTAG
- the psaI gene encoding photosystem I reaction center subunit VIII: MAASFLPSILASTSYLSSILVPIIGWVLPGIVFASLFLYIESDDISDIN, translated from the coding sequence ATGGCAGCTTCTTTTTTGCCTTCTATCTTGGCTAGTACTTCGTACTTGTCTTCTATCTTGGTTCCCATAATTGGTTGGGTTTTGCCAGGTATAGTCTTCGCGTCTCTGTTTTTATACATTGAAAGCGACGATATCAGTGATATCAACTGA
- a CDS encoding photosystem II reaction center protein J has translation MSGSGRIPLWVVATIAGLGIITVLGIFFYGAYAGLGSSI, from the coding sequence GTGTCTGGAAGTGGGAGAATTCCCCTGTGGGTCGTCGCTACGATCGCAGGTTTAGGTATAATTACAGTCTTGGGCATTTTCTTTTATGGTGCCTACGCCGGACTCGGTTCTTCGATTTAA
- a CDS encoding photosystem II reaction center protein L: protein MVERSPNPNNQPVELNRTSLYLGLLLVFVLGILFSSYFFN, encoded by the coding sequence ATGGTAGAAAGATCGCCCAATCCCAATAATCAACCGGTTGAACTAAACCGGACTTCGCTATACCTGGGACTATTACTAGTTTTCGTTCTGGGGATTCTGTTTTCCAGTTACTTCTTCAACTAA
- the psbF gene encoding cytochrome b559 subunit beta, with translation MTSGNNINQPVTYPIFTVRWLAVHTLGVPTVFFLGAIAAMQFIHR, from the coding sequence ATGACTAGCGGCAATAACATCAATCAACCAGTTACCTATCCAATTTTTACCGTTAGATGGCTGGCAGTTCACACATTAGGTGTACCAACTGTATTCTTTTTAGGCGCGATCGCCGCAATGCAATTTATTCATCGTTAG
- the psbE gene encoding cytochrome b559 subunit alpha produces the protein MSGTTGERPFSDIITSVRYWVIHSITIPALFIAGWLFVSTGLAYDAFGTPRPNEYFTPARQEVPIVKNRFEAKKQVEQFIGK, from the coding sequence ATGTCAGGTACCACTGGAGAACGTCCGTTTTCGGACATTATTACTAGCGTTCGTTACTGGGTAATTCACAGCATCACCATTCCGGCATTATTTATTGCCGGTTGGCTATTTGTCAGCACCGGGCTGGCTTATGATGCTTTTGGTACACCCCGCCCCAACGAGTATTTCACACCAGCACGCCAAGAAGTGCCCATTGTGAAGAACCGTTTTGAAGCTAAAAAACAAGTTGAACAATTTATTGGAAAGTAG